A genomic window from Camelina sativa cultivar DH55 chromosome 2, Cs, whole genome shotgun sequence includes:
- the LOC104749690 gene encoding pectinesterase inhibitor-like translates to MAVSGVRSNVFSFLPLLLILSITPLSSSSSFSPSDKVTKALLDKLCSQPSIYKHFCIPWLTSDPTTFTLDLKGLVPMVFQKAEMLGYKNLAMIEGLYRTTNDPTLKIPYGSCMTGYEFSNKALKKAKQLARSNAYVSASKAAFKGFDSIGMCESLLEGLATPADVSKRNMWYERMCNTGMAFFDILAFGL, encoded by the coding sequence ATGGCCGTTTCTGGTGTGAGAAGTAatgtattttcatttcttcctcttcttcttattttatcaATCACCCCTTtgtcttcgtcttcatcttttTCACCGAGTGACAAAGTCACAAAAGCATTACTTGACAAACTCTGTTCACAACCATCAATTTACAAGCACTTCTGTATCCCTTGGCTAACCTCTGACCCTACAACGTTCACCCTTGACCTGAAAGGTCTTGTCCCTATGGTCTTCCAGAAGGCGGAAATGTTGGGCTATAAGAATCTGGCGATGATTGAAGGCTTGTATAGAACAACGAATGATCCGACGCTTAAGATCCCATATGGGTCTTGCATGACAGGTTATGAATTCTCAAATAAAGCACTGAAAAAAGCTAAACAGCTTGCAAGGTCTAATGCGTACGTGTCAGCATCTAAGGCAGCTTTTAAGGGCTTTGATAGTATTGGCATGTGCGAATCTCTGCTAGAAGGATTGGCAACACCAGCTGATGTTTCAAAACGCAATATGTGGTATGAAAGAATGTGTAACACTGGCATGGCTTTCTTTGATATTTTGGCTTTTGGACTATGA